The following are encoded in a window of Mycobacteroides chelonae CCUG 47445 genomic DNA:
- a CDS encoding Rv3654c family TadE-like protein — MPPNRSQRWNPRAEEGSATIVAAAIIVVLLALTAGGAAVGSAVVARHRAQAAADLSALAGAQRALYGTVSACAEATVVARRTGAAVTSCMVDDLDVVVAVSVPVMLGRFGMGPARAAARAGPVAEVG; from the coding sequence TTGCCGCCGAATCGGTCTCAGCGATGGAACCCGAGGGCTGAGGAAGGCTCGGCGACCATCGTTGCGGCAGCGATAATTGTCGTGCTGTTGGCGCTGACCGCGGGAGGCGCCGCAGTGGGCTCGGCGGTAGTAGCGCGGCATCGCGCGCAGGCCGCCGCCGACCTATCTGCGCTGGCCGGTGCACAGCGTGCGCTTTACGGCACGGTTTCCGCCTGCGCGGAGGCGACGGTTGTCGCCCGGAGGACGGGTGCCGCCGTTACCAGCTGCATGGTCGATGATCTCGATGTGGTTGTTGCCGTGTCTGTTCCGGTGATGCTGGGCCGGTTCGGGATGGGTCCGGCCCGAGCGGCGGCTCGCGCAGGACCGGTCGCCGAGGTCGGGTGA